Below is a genomic region from Miscanthus floridulus cultivar M001 chromosome 1, ASM1932011v1, whole genome shotgun sequence.
CGCCAATCAACTCCAAAACCTTGGACATGCTATAACATTTGACATCCAGAACCAAGACACATCGACAATTGAATCGTCGAGTACAATATAGGTTGTAAATTCATCACTACCAACTCTTGATCTATCAAGTTAGGTGCCTGATTTTGTCATCTCTTAGACCATAGATGACGCCCGGACTTAATATATTCACGTGAGAAGTGCCCATGATCAACCGACCTCCTAATTATAAAATTGGCTCCCGCAATGGCAATCTTGTCATGGCTATCGCTGAAATCGTCGCGGTTAACAAACTCCTAGCCGAATATTAATAATAATGTTTATTGATATATTTATTTGGACTAAAtttaaacaaacaaacaaaaaagctTTATTAAGAGCAGATGAGGGATGTCCTGGCAGAGGCGGCGGTGGCTTGGAGCCTTGCTCTTATTTTATGGTTTGATTTGGCATGAACCACGGCATGTGCGCTCGCGTGCATGTGGTACTTGGCACTAGAAAAACTGCTCTATCCTAGCGCCACCGCGCATGCCCGGTGCTGCCGCTATCCTGCACTGCAAGGACATCAGACGGATCGGGCGGGATTGGGTTGGCAGCTGACGGGCAGGACGATGGACGAGAGCGCGACCAGCCTGACCCAGATCCTGATCCTGATCCTGCCGATAGTGCTGCGTGTGCGCGTGCGTTGCTGGACACGACCACGTCGCTGTCCGCGCGCTACTCCATCTCCATTGGTGGCTGTCGCGACCAAACATTATCTGTATATACCAACCAGCAACAGCAAGTACAACCGCACGTATACAATCCATAATCTATATACTCATGAATCTAAACCCCACTAAATGTTCTATCTCCACTAACTTACAATGCTTTCATGCAAACTATCAATGTTATTTCTCATTAATTATAAAAAATTATCCACATCATCTCTATTACATATAATACTTTTAATCCTTAATCTATTAGTACACGTCGTCTACAAATATTGTTTGTTTCATCATCTATAATGTGATATAATATTTTATTAATTTCTTACCAATTTTACCAAATCTGATACAATAAAATAGCATGCAAGccaagtcatatatatatatatatattatctagGGTCCATATAGTAATACACTCTATGTAATAATTTTATTTTTAAGAAAGTCCCGTAGCAACACACGGGATATTCTTCTACAGTTCTCAGGGTACCATCTAGTGATGCTCTCTATGTATAACAATTTTATCAAGTTCAGCGGCAACGGCGGAGTATTCTTCAGTATAATGTTATACAAAAGCACCACCAGTGATCTCAATATGAGCATGGAACACGCGGCGTGGCGCGCAGCACGAGCTTGGACTTTCTCTTCACGGTGATCCCGAACGCCTCGCTCATGTCCAGCACCttcccgtcgccgtcgccgtcaccgTCCGGGAGCGTCCAGTCGAAGTGGTAGAGGAGGCCCGCGAGCGCCAGCTCCATGTTGACGAGCCCCAGCGCCATGCCGGGGCACATCCGCCTGCCGGCGCCGAACGGGATAAACTCAAAGTCGACGCCTCTGAAGTCGACACCTCCAGTCCCCTCGAAACGCTCCGGCCGGAACGACTCGGGGTCGTCCCAGTACGCGGCGTCCCTGGCGATCGCCCACGCGTTGACCAGCACCTTGGTTCCCCGGGGCACGTCGTAGCCCATCACCCGGCACGCCTCGCGGCACTCCCGCGGCAGCAGGAACGGCACGGGCACGTGCAACCGCAGCGTCTCCTTCACCACCAGCGGCAGGTACCTCAGCTTCGCCGTGTCGGCCTCGGCGAGCCTCTGCTGCCCCCTGAAGGCCTCCCGCACCTCGGTCTGAGCCCTGCGCATCGCCCGTGGGTTCCTCGTCAGCTCCGACAGCGCCCATTCCAGCGTCGTCGATGAGGTCTCGCTCCCCGCCGCGAAAATCTCGAGGACGACGGTGGAGATGACGTCGGTGGTGAGCGGGCACTGCGCGTCGTCGTTGCCGTCCCTCTGCAGCCTCAGCAGCACGGCCAGCAGGTTGTCTTCTTCGTCCTGTCCGCCGTCGGCGTTCTGCAGCTGCTCGCGGATGATCTCGCCCATGATGTCGCGCACGTTCCGGTTGCACTGCTCGGTCTCCCGCAGCGCGCGGCTGAGGCGGCGCACAAGCCGCGACGACGGGTACAGGTCGGTGAAGTTGAAGCCGGAGGTGAGGACCACGGCCCTGTGGAGCTCGCGCAGGAACTCGTCCCTTCGCGCGCACCGCCCGCCGACGGCCGACCGCACCACGGTGTCTGTCATGGCGCGGCAGACCAGCTCGCCGATGTCCACCACCGCGCTGcctccgccggcggcggcgcaggaGTCGGCCACGGACCGGAAGAGCCTCGCAGCCTCCTCCTTCCGGATGCGGCGGAACGACTGCACGCGGCGCGCCGAGAAGAGCTCCAGCACGCAGATCCGCCGGATCTGGCGCCACAGCTCGCCGTAGGGGGAGAAGAGGATGTCGCGGCCCCCGATGGTCAACACGTCCAACGTCGGCGTCAGGTGCCGGCTGGCGAACGCCGCGTCGTGGGTCTTCAGCACCTCCCTGGCCGCCTCAGCCGAGGACACCAGCAGCGTCGGCACGGCGCCCAGCCGGAGCAGCATCACCGGGCCGTGCCGGCCTGACAGCTCGCGCATCGCGCGGTGCAGGAGGCCGCCGTGGCGCGAcgcgaggaggtggtggaggctgCCGATCACCGGCAGCTGCCGTGGTCCCGGAGGCAGGCGCAGCGGCGGCTTCACGGGCTGCGACAGTGACGCCGCCTGGAAGTACTTGTGAACGAGCTTGATGAGGAGCACGGGTAGCGCGAGGAGCAGGCCCAGCAGTAGCATCGTCCCCTCTATTATTGGCCGGGAAACGTGCTGGTGTGTGTGCCTGTGTGATGCTACTGTAGGAGTGCAGGAGTAGCTTATAAAAGAGAAGGTGCAAGATCTTTGCAGCCTATTTTTCAGGTCAATCTCATAGACCAAGTGCAATAATTGGTTTATAGCCAAGTTAATTAATATTTTTGCTGATGTGGAggagagaagaaagaaaagagaagagagCTTGACTCTCATATAAGCAACAAGCTGGGCACTGAAGCATAGGCACTAGTGGGTCTTAATATAGATGTATGTAAGGAGGAATAGGAAAGAAAATAAAACATATAATAAAAGAAATTTTGTAGACAAATAGAAGCCTAACTATTGTATAGAGTGGCTCTTATAACTGACTTATAGCCAAGTCCTTAGCTCTATTATTGACCTTTCTAATAGTTACCTCTTCATATTAGTGCATGACCTACTTCTCTctcacaaagttttttttttctataagcAGGCCGTAAGCTTACAATTCGTTTCTcttctctcctcctctctcttcTCCATCTTAGGTCCTCTTTGGCAGCGCTCCTACGTGCTCCGGCTCTGTTTCTGTTCACGCACTGTAGCCGGAGTCGCAGGAGCCGGAAAAATGAGCTACGCCGGCCCTATGAACAGTGCTCCATGAACAGTGAGGCAAAAaagtaggagagagaaaaacgactTCAGTGAATAGTACTGCattttaacaagttggtggtcatgtttcgtgaaacagatgttcgaaatttcacgaatgtccctgcacacggcctcaaaatacactcaaaaacatgaataccattttttgaatcgctaaattccaatatttcatgcacctgcagttcaaatttactttttagcaaacataaaaaatttaaaaaatataccaaaaagtcatagaaaagttccaaattggaacatgtgcttcaaggtactgtataaatgccacagaaaaaatttaaaaacaaaaataaaataaaaataaaaatactttgtcgagtgtcggaattggcacttggcaaaggaacctctttgtcgagtgccaggcttgcagcactcgacaaagaatatttagatttttttttcgtCTTTCGGATTAAAAGAAACCCCCcctgaatttctttgccgagtgcccgcatctcggcactcggcaaagggccgccccACTTAACCCTAGCGGGCCGGCCGGCCCGCTCCCACTCTCTCTCACAGCCGCGCGCCCCGGCCTTGCCCCGCCGCCGCGGACCACCGCCGCGGCCGGCCTACGCTCGGGTCTGCCCTCCCCGGCTGGTGGTGCGCCGcctcgccccgccgccgcccgacCTCCACCGCAGCCGGCCCCGCCCCGGCCCCGCTCCGCCGCCGGACGCGGACCTACCGGTGGTGCCCTGCCCCGGCTGCCTCCCGCCCCTGAACCGCCggagtggaggagaggaggagcaggggagtagaggagagaagggaggtggaggagaggagaagggagaaggaagaaggagaagggaggagaagggagggggaaggagaagggaggaggaggagcctcggccaCGCCCCTCGCCGTTCGTCCCCGCCGTCGTCCCCGCCCCTCGCTGGAGATGAAGGTGACCCCAGCACCGcgtcgcccgactccaccgccacccaaggtGTAAAGCCCCcccggttgtcggccttcgtgccttgtatgtcattgacggccttcgtgccgtatgtggatgtgtgggccttcgtgccatacgtggatgtgtgggccttcgtgccgtatatatgctgtcggccatcgtgccggcttttttcttgcaggttttggaaacctccccgtataggggaggttctaccaaaatttttaacttatagtattataattctttttttgcagagcaggacccgtCAGAGGGGACCCGGAGTACGTAGGCggccccgatcgtcttcgtcggcgctacgGTCCTGCCTACACagtgtcgcctcgccactgccccgctagcctgactccaccaccaccctaggtataaataacctctcttccttatcgttgtcgtagatcggtgtaacctagttaggcgtctcctattcgaaacagatatggttggaggtatgcggatcttcgcatatctaagaccgtatctgtttcagattgtccacttttttggacaccccacggatgcgtagatggggtagtttccatgttctgcttcgattcgagacagagtttcggcacctcctccctattgttctccggatacacactctcccttacaggacatgtatcgggagaacaatgaggaggtgctgccgaaattctatctcgaatcggagtagagcatgtaaactaacctcatctacgcatctgcgggtgggattaggaccaatcctcacccattagacagtaggcacgccgttcagatgcaattggtggttatattactcactcatgtatatgctagaggatggataaccgtgagtggatgtacatgggccgcccaagtatcgatgcgggacccacaggataccccgc
It encodes:
- the LOC136483154 gene encoding zealexin A1 synthase-like, encoding MLLLGLLLALPVLLIKLVHKYFQAASLSQPVKPPLRLPPGPRQLPVIGSLHHLLASRHGGLLHRAMRELSGRHGPVMLLRLGAVPTLLVSSAEAAREVLKTHDAAFASRHLTPTLDVLTIGGRDILFSPYGELWRQIRRICVLELFSARRVQSFRRIRKEEAARLFRSVADSCAAAGGGSAVVDIGELVCRAMTDTVVRSAVGGRCARRDEFLRELHRAVVLTSGFNFTDLYPSSRLVRRLSRALRETEQCNRNVRDIMGEIIREQLQNADGGQDEEDNLLAVLLRLQRDGNDDAQCPLTTDVISTVVLEIFAAGSETSSTTLEWALSELTRNPRAMRRAQTEVREAFRGQQRLAEADTAKLRYLPLVVKETLRLHVPVPFLLPRECREACRVMGYDVPRGTKVLVNAWAIARDAAYWDDPESFRPERFEGTGGVDFRGVDFEFIPFGAGRRMCPGMALGLVNMELALAGLLYHFDWTLPDGDGDGDGKVLDMSEAFGITVKRKSKLVLRATPRVPCSY